One window of Mesorhizobium sp. WSM4904 genomic DNA carries:
- the tsaD gene encoding tRNA (adenosine(37)-N6)-threonylcarbamoyltransferase complex transferase subunit TsaD, with protein MRVLGIETSCDETAASVVALDGSSAPEILSNVVLSQIEEHAAFGGVVPEIAARAHVEALDGIIEAALADSDVSLDQVDAIAATAGPGLVGGLIVGLMTAKAIAAAANKPLIAINHLEGHALTARLTDSLDFPYLLLLVSGGHTQIVAVRGVGDYQRWATTIDDALGEAFDKTAKMLGLPYPGGPNVEKAAASGDASRFAFPRPMKGSAQPDFSFSGLKTAVRQAASAIAPLSDQDVADICASFQAAVADALGDRVARALARFRKEFPGKANPALVVAGGVAANRTIKATLEALCSEAGFAFVAPPLKLCTDNAAMIAWAGIERLRAGMAGENAADFAPRSRWPLDSVSAPLVGSGRRGAKA; from the coding sequence ATCCGCGTTCTGGGCATTGAGACGAGCTGCGACGAGACGGCGGCCAGCGTTGTGGCGCTGGACGGCAGCTCCGCGCCCGAAATCCTCTCCAATGTCGTCTTGAGCCAGATCGAGGAGCACGCCGCCTTTGGCGGCGTCGTGCCGGAGATCGCCGCGCGCGCTCATGTCGAGGCGTTGGACGGGATCATCGAGGCAGCGCTTGCCGATTCGGATGTTTCGCTCGACCAGGTCGATGCGATAGCCGCGACGGCCGGGCCGGGTCTGGTCGGCGGACTGATCGTCGGACTGATGACCGCCAAGGCGATCGCCGCCGCCGCCAACAAGCCGCTGATCGCCATCAACCACCTCGAAGGCCATGCGCTGACGGCAAGGCTGACCGACAGCCTCGATTTCCCCTATCTGCTGCTGCTCGTCTCCGGCGGCCACACCCAGATCGTCGCGGTGCGCGGCGTCGGCGACTACCAGCGCTGGGCGACGACCATCGACGACGCGCTGGGCGAGGCCTTCGACAAGACGGCCAAGATGCTCGGCCTGCCCTATCCGGGCGGGCCGAATGTCGAGAAGGCGGCGGCAAGCGGCGACGCGAGCCGCTTTGCCTTCCCGCGTCCGATGAAGGGCTCGGCGCAGCCGGATTTCTCCTTCTCCGGGCTGAAGACGGCGGTGCGCCAGGCGGCGAGCGCGATCGCGCCGCTCAGCGACCAGGACGTCGCCGACATCTGCGCCTCTTTCCAGGCGGCGGTGGCCGATGCGCTGGGCGACCGTGTCGCGCGTGCGCTCGCCCGTTTCCGCAAGGAATTTCCCGGCAAAGCGAACCCCGCGCTGGTCGTCGCCGGCGGGGTGGCCGCCAACCGGACGATCAAGGCCACGCTCGAGGCGCTCTGTTCCGAAGCCGGCTTCGCATTCGTGGCGCCCCCGCTGAAGCTTTGCACCGACAATGCGGCGATGATCGCCTGGGCCGGCATCGAGCGGCTGCGCGCCGGCATGGCCGGCGAGAACGCCGCCGATTTCGCGCCGCGCTCGCGCTGGCCGCTGGACAGCGTTTCCGCCCCCTTGGTCGGCTCTGGCCGGCGCGGTGCCAAGGCATGA
- the hemC gene encoding hydroxymethylbilane synthase: protein MQTTLKIGTRGSPLALAQAHETRARLMQAHGLPEQAFEVVPISTSGDRIQDRPLSDAGGKGLFTKEIEEALLDGRIDIAVHSSKDMPTVLPAGLELSTFLPREDARDAFIGKTAKRIADLPHGATVGSSSLRRQALIRRMRPDLAVVIFRGNVQTRLRKLDEGVAEGTILAYAGLKRLGLEGVITDLMPLDVFPPAPGQGAIGIESRIGDGTVEKLLAAIRDVPTGQALACERAFLAALDGSCRTPIAGHATISGEKLSFAGLIISPDGTESHEVRLDGPARDAAEIGAEAARTVRAKAGAKFFDGWA from the coding sequence ATGCAAACAACCTTGAAAATCGGAACACGCGGCAGCCCGCTGGCGCTGGCCCAGGCGCATGAGACGCGGGCGCGGCTCATGCAGGCGCACGGCCTTCCCGAACAGGCGTTCGAAGTGGTGCCGATCTCGACCAGCGGCGACCGCATCCAGGACCGGCCGCTGTCGGACGCGGGCGGCAAGGGCCTGTTCACCAAGGAGATCGAGGAAGCGCTGCTCGACGGCCGCATCGACATCGCCGTGCATTCCTCGAAGGACATGCCGACGGTGCTGCCCGCCGGGCTGGAGCTCTCCACCTTCCTGCCGCGCGAGGACGCGCGCGACGCCTTCATCGGCAAGACGGCGAAGCGGATCGCCGACCTGCCGCACGGCGCTACGGTCGGCTCGTCGTCGCTCCGGCGCCAGGCGCTGATCCGCCGGATGCGGCCGGACCTCGCCGTGGTGATCTTTCGCGGCAATGTGCAGACGAGACTGCGCAAGCTGGACGAGGGCGTCGCCGAAGGCACCATCCTCGCCTATGCCGGGCTGAAGCGGCTCGGGCTCGAAGGCGTCATCACCGACCTGATGCCGCTGGATGTCTTCCCGCCGGCGCCGGGGCAGGGCGCGATCGGCATCGAAAGCCGCATCGGCGACGGCACGGTAGAAAAATTGCTTGCGGCCATCCGCGATGTGCCGACCGGCCAGGCATTGGCCTGCGAGCGTGCGTTCCTCGCCGCGCTCGACGGCTCCTGCCGCACGCCGATCGCCGGCCATGCGACGATATCGGGCGAAAAACTGTCATTCGCCGGGCTGATCATCTCGCCCGACGGCACAGAGTCGCATGAGGTCCGGCTGGACGGTCCGGCCCGGGACGCGGCGGAGATCGGCGCTGAGGCCGCCCGGACGGTGCGCGCCAAGGCCGGCGCAAAATTCTTCGACGGCTGGGCCTGA
- a CDS encoding uroporphyrinogen-III synthase, producing the protein MLRVLVTRPEPGASRTARRLEAQGFQPIPLPLTETAALPVEASVFPAAAAVCVTSANAVRHAPRELVAALAALPCHAVGKRTAEACRAAGFTSVSEGPGDAEALAAAIAGELAGKEMVYLCGRVRFPVFEERLTAAEVRVRPVETYDTVELDYDDDDVIVRLSGTAVEAVLLYSAKAAAAMIGLASRPALRRLFERTEFLTLSARVAKALDGIGGQNVRIASQPDEDALLALLSPPG; encoded by the coding sequence ATGCTCCGCGTCCTGGTGACGAGGCCGGAACCGGGCGCCTCGCGCACGGCCCGGCGGCTCGAAGCCCAGGGATTTCAGCCCATTCCGCTGCCCCTGACCGAAACGGCGGCGCTGCCGGTCGAGGCAAGTGTCTTCCCCGCGGCTGCCGCCGTCTGCGTCACCAGCGCCAATGCGGTCCGTCATGCGCCCAGGGAACTGGTCGCGGCGCTTGCCGCCTTGCCTTGCCATGCGGTCGGGAAAAGGACGGCCGAAGCCTGTCGCGCGGCTGGATTTACGTCCGTCTCAGAAGGTCCGGGCGACGCCGAGGCTCTGGCTGCCGCCATAGCCGGCGAGCTCGCAGGCAAGGAGATGGTCTACCTTTGCGGGCGCGTGCGCTTTCCAGTGTTCGAGGAACGGCTGACGGCAGCCGAAGTTCGTGTCCGGCCCGTCGAGACCTATGACACGGTCGAGCTGGACTACGACGATGATGACGTCATTGTCCGGTTGTCGGGCACGGCGGTCGAGGCGGTGCTGCTCTATTCGGCCAAGGCGGCTGCGGCGATGATTGGCCTCGCCAGCCGCCCAGCGCTGCGGCGTCTCTTTGAAAGGACGGAGTTTCTCACCCTTTCAGCCCGTGTCGCCAAGGCATTGGACGGGATCGGCGGGCAGAACGTCCGTATCGCCTCGCAACCCGACGAGGACGCGCTGCTGGCGCTTTTGTCGCCGCCGGGCTGA
- a CDS encoding phage tail protein yields the protein MVKTPKVRHSKSRREPVTIELEPGAVSRIADEDAAKTETSTGQTNEAKAEEAAAASRPEAPEEPIHAEQADIEPWEHADSAQTGTGGSEAKSKDEAEAPYPGAEEAPKSEPKGFGYDFEDASGASAAAAAPRPSAASSNDRIATPSGRAGVRTIAAGVIGGVIALAGAGLLQAVGLLGSPASGGPSLDGVNGEIASLKGEIAALKQAGDTGASAKVDGLSSALDQVKSDIAALKSSAGQSGDGTAIKALNDKVGQIETAVADLQKAGGAAPVDLGPLNEKLAGLDALVKSAGDAAKAEDGRIAALEQSVQQLSGKVEAQASQPKIALAIAASALKAALDRGAPFATELDTFAAIAPDAPEIAVLRSYAGKGVPTRATIASEVEAAANAMVEAATPVDQNAGFFQSLVSSAESLVKVRPVGTVGGKGAPETVARLEVAVNQGDYAKALGEYDTLPDAAKSAGADFAGKLKARLEVEKQIDALIAGATKA from the coding sequence ATGGTCAAGACGCCTAAGGTGCGGCATTCGAAGAGCCGCCGCGAGCCGGTGACGATCGAGCTCGAGCCAGGCGCCGTCTCGCGAATCGCCGACGAGGATGCCGCCAAGACCGAGACCAGTACCGGGCAGACCAACGAGGCGAAGGCGGAGGAAGCCGCCGCCGCTTCTCGGCCGGAGGCTCCGGAAGAGCCGATCCATGCCGAGCAGGCCGATATCGAGCCGTGGGAGCACGCCGATTCGGCACAGACCGGGACTGGCGGGTCCGAAGCGAAGAGCAAGGACGAGGCGGAAGCGCCCTATCCGGGCGCTGAAGAGGCTCCGAAAAGCGAGCCAAAGGGCTTCGGCTACGATTTCGAGGATGCGTCCGGCGCCAGCGCTGCCGCAGCGGCGCCAAGGCCGAGCGCGGCAAGCAGCAACGATCGTATTGCGACGCCATCCGGGCGTGCCGGAGTGCGCACCATCGCCGCCGGTGTCATCGGCGGCGTGATCGCTCTTGCCGGCGCCGGTCTCCTGCAGGCGGTCGGCTTGCTTGGCTCCCCGGCCTCCGGTGGACCATCGCTCGATGGCGTCAACGGCGAGATCGCATCGCTCAAGGGTGAAATCGCGGCGCTGAAGCAAGCGGGCGACACCGGCGCTTCGGCCAAGGTGGACGGCCTCTCCTCGGCGCTCGACCAGGTGAAGTCCGATATCGCAGCGCTGAAGTCCTCGGCCGGACAGAGCGGCGATGGCACCGCGATCAAGGCGCTCAACGACAAGGTCGGCCAGATCGAGACGGCCGTCGCGGACCTGCAGAAGGCGGGTGGCGCGGCGCCCGTGGATCTTGGACCGCTCAACGAGAAACTCGCCGGGCTCGACGCGCTGGTCAAATCGGCCGGCGACGCGGCCAAGGCCGAGGACGGCCGGATCGCGGCGCTGGAACAGTCGGTGCAGCAGCTGTCCGGCAAGGTCGAGGCACAGGCCTCGCAGCCGAAGATCGCGCTGGCGATTGCCGCTTCGGCGCTGAAGGCGGCCCTCGATCGCGGCGCACCGTTCGCGACCGAGCTCGATACTTTCGCAGCGATCGCGCCGGACGCACCGGAGATCGCGGTGCTGCGTTCCTACGCCGGGAAGGGCGTGCCGACCCGCGCCACGATCGCCTCGGAGGTCGAGGCCGCCGCCAACGCCATGGTCGAGGCCGCGACGCCGGTCGACCAGAATGCCGGCTTCTTCCAGAGCCTGGTGTCGAGCGCCGAATCGCTGGTCAAGGTGCGGCCGGTTGGCACCGTCGGGGGCAAGGGTGCGCCGGAGACCGTGGCGCGCCTGGAGGTCGCGGTCAACCAGGGCGACTACGCCAAGGCGCTCGGCGAATACGACACGCTGCCCGACGCGGCGAAGTCGGCGGGCGCCGATTTTGCCGGCAAACTGAAAGCGCGGCTGGAGGTCGAGAAGCAGATCGACGCGCTCATCGCCGGCGCGACGAAGGCGTGA
- a CDS encoding heme biosynthesis protein HemY: MIRILIFLAVVFALGLGFAWLADRPGEMLVTFNGYQYQVTLMVAAVAIVAVVAAVMILWWLVKSLWNSPYTISRYFRVRRRDRGYQALSTGMIAAGAGDGALARKKTKEAAKLISSDQEPLINLLDAQASLLEGDHEGAREKFERMLDDPEMRLLGLRGLYLEAERLGDRNAARHYAGRAAAVAPQLAWAAESTLEELTERGDWDGALKLVEAQKSTRQIERDAANRRRAVLLTAKAQSLVDSDPNAARTAALEANKLAPDFAPAAVIAANMVFRQNDVRKGSKILETAWRAEPHPDIAELYTHARPGDAVLDRLNRAKKLQEMKKNHAESSMAVARAALDAQDFATARREAEAAIRMDRREGAYLFLADIEEAETGDQGKVRQLLSKAVRAPRDPAWVADGVVSERWAPVSPITGKLDAFAWRAPMERLGQLIDSDADVAAVPAIPAAPSAVPSEKAIEIVPDRPTDKPAVSSGGEKDAAEAATDAETIGQAKELQRLPDDPGVAPEDEAEKSPRRFRLF; the protein is encoded by the coding sequence ATGATCCGCATCCTCATCTTCCTCGCCGTCGTCTTCGCGCTCGGGCTGGGCTTCGCCTGGCTGGCCGACCGCCCCGGCGAGATGCTCGTCACCTTCAACGGCTACCAGTACCAGGTCACGCTGATGGTGGCGGCGGTGGCGATCGTCGCCGTGGTCGCAGCGGTGATGATCCTGTGGTGGCTGGTCAAGTCGCTGTGGAACAGCCCCTACACGATCTCGCGCTACTTCCGGGTGCGCCGCCGCGACCGCGGCTACCAGGCGCTGTCGACGGGCATGATCGCGGCCGGCGCCGGCGACGGCGCGCTGGCGCGCAAGAAGACCAAGGAAGCGGCCAAGCTGATCAGCTCCGACCAGGAGCCGCTGATCAACCTGCTCGACGCTCAGGCTTCGCTGCTGGAAGGCGACCATGAGGGCGCGCGGGAGAAGTTCGAGCGCATGCTCGACGATCCGGAGATGCGGCTGCTCGGTCTGCGCGGGCTCTATCTCGAAGCCGAGCGGCTGGGCGACCGCAATGCCGCCCGCCACTATGCCGGCCGAGCGGCGGCGGTGGCGCCGCAGCTTGCCTGGGCGGCGGAATCGACGCTGGAGGAACTGACCGAGCGCGGCGACTGGGACGGCGCGCTGAAGCTGGTCGAGGCGCAGAAATCGACGAGGCAGATCGAGCGCGATGCCGCCAACCGCCGCCGCGCCGTGCTGCTCACGGCCAAGGCGCAGTCGCTGGTCGACAGCGACCCGAACGCTGCCAGGACCGCGGCGCTCGAGGCCAACAAGCTGGCGCCCGATTTCGCGCCGGCGGCGGTCATCGCCGCCAATATGGTCTTCCGGCAAAACGACGTCCGCAAGGGTTCCAAAATCCTCGAGACCGCCTGGAGGGCCGAGCCGCATCCGGACATCGCCGAGCTCTACACCCATGCGAGGCCGGGCGATGCCGTGCTCGACCGCCTCAACCGGGCGAAGAAGCTGCAGGAGATGAAGAAGAACCACGCCGAATCGTCGATGGCCGTGGCGCGCGCCGCGCTCGACGCGCAGGATTTTGCCACCGCGCGGCGCGAGGCGGAGGCCGCGATCCGCATGGATCGCCGCGAGGGCGCCTATCTGTTTCTGGCCGACATCGAGGAGGCTGAAACCGGCGACCAGGGCAAGGTGCGGCAGCTGCTGTCGAAAGCCGTGCGCGCACCGCGCGATCCGGCCTGGGTCGCCGACGGCGTCGTCTCCGAACGCTGGGCGCCGGTGTCGCCGATCACCGGCAAGCTCGATGCCTTCGCCTGGCGCGCGCCGATGGAGCGGCTTGGCCAGCTGATCGACAGCGACGCGGACGTCGCGGCAGTGCCGGCAATTCCTGCGGCACCGTCCGCCGTACCGAGCGAGAAAGCGATTGAAATCGTCCCCGATCGCCCGACCGACAAGCCGGCGGTCTCGAGCGGTGGCGAGAAGGACGCTGCCGAGGCCGCGACCGATGCAGAAACCATCGGGCAGGCCAAGGAGTTGCAACGGTTGCCGGACGATCCGGGCGTCGCGCCGGAAGACGAGGCGGAAAAATCGCCGCGCCGGTTTCGTTTGTTTTGA
- a CDS encoding TerB family tellurite resistance protein, producing the protein MFERVLSFLRDLPAGEVKPSADDPRVAASALLYHVMNADGVRQDVEWERFKEILSETYSISGDELDALAAAGERADNEAIDLYAFTSVLKRHLDAEARKAFIGLMWEIVYADGELHELEDNTVWRVAELIGVERHDRIEARRKAAAEAPGARGTSSDE; encoded by the coding sequence ATGTTCGAACGCGTATTGTCCTTCCTGAGGGATTTGCCGGCCGGCGAGGTCAAGCCGAGCGCCGACGATCCGCGCGTCGCGGCCTCGGCCCTGCTCTACCATGTGATGAACGCCGACGGCGTGCGCCAGGATGTCGAGTGGGAGCGCTTCAAGGAGATTCTCTCCGAGACCTATTCGATCAGCGGCGACGAGCTCGATGCGCTGGCGGCGGCCGGCGAGCGCGCCGACAACGAGGCGATCGACCTCTACGCCTTCACCAGCGTGCTCAAGCGCCATCTCGACGCCGAGGCGCGCAAGGCCTTCATCGGCCTGATGTGGGAGATCGTCTACGCCGATGGCGAGCTGCACGAGCTCGAGGACAACACCGTCTGGCGCGTCGCCGAACTGATCGGCGTCGAGCGGCATGACCGCATCGAGGCGCGCCGCAAGGCGGCGGCCGAGGCGCCCGGCGCGCGCGGAACGTCGAGCGACGAATAG
- a CDS encoding glutamine amidotransferase gives MPPRPRPRPKILIVLHQETSSPGRVGHMLLEEGFDLDIRRPPLGDELPSTLDGHAGAVIFGGPMSANDEDEFVRRETDWLEIPLKENRPFLGICLGAQMLANHLGGRVDGHDEGLVEIGWYPLKATEAGKKLLHWPEMVYQFHREGFSLPKEATLLATAETYPNQAFRYGENAWGIQFHGELTRVMMQRWVVRGAHRFELPGAQPGRDHLGGRLIWDMHLKRWLGEFLGLIFGRPVVG, from the coding sequence ATGCCACCCAGACCGAGGCCGAGACCCAAGATTCTGATCGTGCTGCATCAGGAGACTTCGAGCCCCGGCCGCGTCGGCCATATGCTTCTGGAAGAAGGTTTCGATCTCGACATCCGCCGGCCGCCGCTCGGCGACGAATTGCCCTCAACGCTGGACGGCCATGCCGGCGCGGTGATCTTCGGCGGTCCGATGAGCGCCAACGACGAGGACGAATTCGTCCGCCGCGAGACCGACTGGCTGGAGATACCGCTCAAGGAAAACCGGCCGTTTCTCGGCATCTGCCTGGGCGCGCAGATGCTTGCCAATCATCTCGGCGGCAGGGTCGACGGCCATGACGAAGGACTGGTCGAGATCGGCTGGTATCCGCTCAAGGCAACCGAAGCCGGCAAGAAGCTGCTGCACTGGCCGGAGATGGTCTATCAGTTCCACCGCGAGGGCTTTTCGCTGCCGAAGGAGGCGACGCTGCTCGCGACCGCCGAAACCTATCCCAACCAGGCTTTCCGTTATGGCGAGAATGCCTGGGGCATCCAGTTCCATGGCGAGCTGACCAGGGTGATGATGCAGCGCTGGGTGGTGCGCGGCGCGCATCGCTTCGAATTGCCCGGCGCGCAGCCTGGCCGCGATCATCTCGGCGGCCGGCTGATCTGGGACATGCATTTGAAGCGCTGGCTTGGCGAATTTTTGGGCCTGATTTTTGGCAGGCCGGTGGTGGGGTAG
- a CDS encoding multidrug efflux RND transporter permease subunit: MRFAHFFVDRPIFASVVSIVLLILGGIAYTQLPVAQYPEIAPPTIVVRAQYPGADAETVAATVATPIEQEINGVEGMLYMSSYSSGDGAMALTITFKLGTDLDQAQVLVQNRVSVAEPRLPEEVRRLGITTTKSSPDLMMVVHMLSPDNTYDQLYVSNYARSRVRDILLRLDGVGDLIIFGEREYSLRIWLDPEKLSALGMTSGDVVQALRDQNVQVSGGSIGAPPTGTGTAFQYTVTTQGRFNDARDFRYVIVKSTDDGRLISLQDVARIELGAKDYVTNSYLNGKPAVALAIFQRPGTNALAAAAEIQDKMKELSRDFPKGLSYDIVYNPTEFVAESIHEVYKTILEAMLLVIIVIIVFLQSWRMAIVPIVAIPVSLIGALAVLYAAGFSLNMLTLFGLVLAIGIVVDDAIVVVENVERNIASGLAPNPASHLTMDEVGTAVIAISLVLIAVFVPTAFIPGISGQFYLQFAITIAVSTAISAFNSLTLSPALAALLFKPHHAAAAPPRFFLARFGRALADGFNRGFDRVAHWYSSIIRVLVGSRIAIGAMLAVFAALIYATVYMVQTVPRGFIPSLDQGYAIVVLQLPDGASLSRTDAVIQQASQIIQKTPGVDYAVAFAGFSGATFTNASNAGVIFARFKPFDERLKAGQSATKVIGNLFGSLQSIKEAFIIALPPPPVRGVGNAGGFKLQIQERNSADMRQILALAYEIAGKANKTPGLTGVFTTFSASSPQFFLAIDRDKARILNVPIPNIFETLSINLGTAYVNDFNAFGRVYQVRAQADQAFRLDRADILKLKVRSATGALVPLGTLIEIRDVTGPALVQRYNMYVSVPLQGNAAPGVSTGDALALMEGITAKTLPAGTSYEWTELAYQERNTGNAAVYIFGLSVLFVFLALAAQYESWVLPFAIVLVVPLGVLAALLGVTFRGLDNNILVQIGLIVLIGLAAKNAILIVEFARQAQERGLSAAEAAVEACRLRLRPILMTAFSFILGVVPLMIATGPGAEMRQSLGTAVFSGMLGVTFVGLFLTPVFYVTLRSLFSRRKPHAEAGPSGPAEAPAETAAE; the protein is encoded by the coding sequence ATGAGGTTCGCACATTTCTTCGTCGACCGCCCAATCTTCGCATCGGTCGTTTCGATCGTCCTGCTGATCCTCGGCGGGATTGCTTATACCCAGCTGCCGGTCGCGCAATATCCCGAGATCGCGCCGCCGACCATCGTTGTTCGCGCGCAGTATCCGGGCGCCGACGCCGAGACGGTCGCGGCGACGGTGGCAACGCCGATCGAGCAGGAGATAAATGGCGTCGAGGGCATGCTCTACATGTCGTCCTATTCGTCGGGCGACGGGGCGATGGCGCTGACCATCACTTTCAAGCTGGGCACCGATCTCGACCAGGCGCAGGTGCTGGTGCAGAACCGCGTGTCGGTCGCCGAGCCGCGCCTGCCCGAAGAAGTCCGCCGCCTCGGCATCACCACCACCAAGAGCTCGCCCGACCTGATGATGGTCGTGCACATGCTGTCGCCCGACAATACCTACGACCAGCTCTACGTCTCGAACTACGCCCGCTCGCGGGTGCGCGACATACTGCTCAGACTGGACGGCGTCGGCGACCTCATCATCTTCGGCGAACGCGAATATTCGCTGCGCATCTGGCTCGATCCGGAAAAACTGTCCGCCCTGGGGATGACCTCGGGCGATGTGGTGCAGGCGCTGCGCGACCAGAACGTCCAAGTGTCGGGCGGGTCGATCGGCGCGCCGCCGACCGGCACCGGCACTGCGTTCCAGTATACGGTCACCACGCAAGGCCGCTTCAACGACGCACGCGACTTCAGATACGTGATCGTCAAATCGACCGACGACGGCCGCCTGATCTCGCTGCAGGACGTGGCGCGCATCGAGCTCGGCGCCAAGGATTACGTCACCAACTCCTATCTCAACGGCAAGCCGGCGGTGGCGCTCGCCATCTTCCAGCGGCCGGGCACCAATGCGCTCGCCGCAGCCGCGGAGATCCAGGACAAGATGAAGGAGCTTTCCCGCGACTTCCCGAAGGGGTTGAGCTACGACATCGTCTACAATCCGACCGAGTTCGTCGCCGAGTCGATTCACGAGGTCTACAAGACGATCCTCGAGGCGATGCTGCTGGTCATCATCGTCATCATCGTCTTCCTGCAATCGTGGCGCATGGCAATCGTGCCGATCGTGGCGATCCCCGTGTCGCTGATCGGCGCGCTGGCGGTGCTTTACGCCGCCGGCTTCTCACTCAACATGCTGACGCTGTTCGGCCTCGTTTTGGCGATCGGCATCGTCGTCGACGATGCGATCGTCGTGGTCGAGAACGTCGAGCGCAATATCGCTAGTGGGCTGGCGCCCAATCCGGCGTCGCACCTAACCATGGACGAAGTCGGAACGGCGGTCATCGCGATCTCGCTGGTGCTGATAGCCGTGTTCGTACCGACAGCCTTCATCCCCGGCATTTCTGGGCAGTTCTACCTGCAGTTTGCGATCACCATCGCTGTGTCAACGGCGATCTCGGCATTCAATTCGCTGACGCTTTCGCCGGCGCTGGCCGCACTGCTGTTCAAGCCGCACCACGCTGCGGCGGCGCCGCCGCGCTTTTTCCTGGCGCGGTTCGGACGGGCGCTCGCCGACGGCTTCAATCGCGGCTTCGACAGGGTCGCGCATTGGTATTCGAGCATCATCCGCGTGCTGGTCGGTTCGCGGATAGCGATCGGCGCCATGCTGGCCGTTTTCGCGGCCCTCATCTACGCCACCGTCTACATGGTGCAGACGGTGCCGCGCGGTTTCATTCCGTCGCTCGACCAGGGATATGCGATCGTCGTCCTCCAGTTGCCGGACGGCGCCTCGCTGTCGAGAACCGATGCGGTCATCCAGCAGGCGTCGCAGATCATCCAGAAAACGCCTGGCGTCGACTACGCAGTCGCCTTCGCCGGCTTCTCCGGCGCGACCTTCACCAATGCCAGCAACGCGGGCGTGATCTTTGCCAGGTTCAAGCCGTTTGACGAGCGGCTGAAGGCCGGCCAGTCGGCGACGAAGGTCATCGGCAATCTGTTCGGCAGCCTGCAAAGCATCAAGGAAGCCTTCATTATCGCACTGCCACCGCCGCCAGTCCGCGGCGTCGGCAATGCCGGCGGTTTCAAGCTGCAAATCCAGGAGCGCAACAGCGCCGACATGCGGCAGATCTTGGCGCTTGCCTACGAAATCGCCGGCAAAGCCAACAAGACGCCGGGGCTGACGGGCGTGTTCACCACGTTCTCCGCCTCGAGCCCGCAATTCTTCCTGGCGATCGATCGCGACAAGGCGCGCATCCTGAACGTGCCGATCCCCAACATCTTCGAGACGCTGTCGATCAATTTGGGCACCGCCTATGTCAACGACTTCAACGCTTTCGGGCGCGTCTACCAGGTGCGGGCGCAGGCCGATCAGGCGTTCCGCCTCGATCGCGCCGACATCTTGAAACTGAAGGTGCGCTCGGCGACCGGCGCGCTGGTTCCGCTCGGCACGTTGATCGAGATCCGCGATGTCACCGGTCCGGCGCTGGTCCAGCGCTACAACATGTACGTCTCGGTGCCGTTGCAGGGCAACGCCGCGCCCGGCGTTTCCACGGGCGACGCGCTGGCATTGATGGAGGGGATCACGGCAAAGACGCTGCCGGCCGGTACCTCCTATGAATGGACCGAGCTCGCCTATCAGGAGCGCAACACCGGCAATGCCGCTGTCTATATCTTCGGACTGTCGGTGCTGTTCGTGTTCCTGGCGCTGGCGGCGCAATATGAAAGCTGGGTGCTGCCGTTCGCCATTGTGCTGGTGGTGCCGCTCGGCGTGCTCGCGGCGTTGCTGGGCGTGACTTTCCGAGGGCTGGACAACAACATCCTCGTGCAGATCGGCCTCATCGTACTGATCGGGCTTGCCGCCAAGAACGCGATCCTGATCGTCGAATTCGCACGGCAAGCGCAGGAACGCGGCCTGTCGGCCGCCGAGGCTGCCGTCGAAGCCTGCCGCCTCAGGCTGCGGCCGATCCTGATGACCGCCTTCTCGTTCATCCTCGGCGTCGTGCCGCTGATGATCGCAACAGGCCCGGGCGCAGAAATGCGCCAGTCGCTCGGCACCGCGGTGTTCTCCGGCATGCTCGGCGTCACCTTCGTCGGCCTGTTCCTGACGCCGGTGTTCTACGTCACGCTCAGGTCGCTGTTTTCACGGCGCAAGCCGCATGCCGAGGCCGGGCCTTCGGGGCCGGCAGAGGCGCCAGCGGAGACGGCTGCCGAGTAG